In Styela clava chromosome 14, kaStyClav1.hap1.2, whole genome shotgun sequence, the following are encoded in one genomic region:
- the LOC120341194 gene encoding microfibril-associated glycoprotein 4-like, with amino-acid sequence MQPENVILVVFLSCVVLPFSTPQKDLGLCSQVYLMHHYCTSQQIGNIAKENLGSSRSEVRVGKAGPPGPPGPRGEAAVINYTNIFAKMEQKFNDLKLEFDEKSLMYDEMAEQTKRNQILIDELQKNIIQLTIVDCQTVKPEYAKSTDEKGGVYDIFRNNKRYEVYCDLTTDDGGWIVFQRRQDGSENFYRKWNDYAKGFGNKTGEFWLGLDALHALTLEGEYELRIDLLDKEGNTAYAKYSTFSIGAISTNYVLNVGGYSGTAGDSMTYQNGMPFSTRDQDNDKWSLHCADFTRGGWWFQTCMYSHLNGNYDGEGNTQAGSAGLYWEYWKGSGYSLGGSTMMFRKK; translated from the exons ATGCAGcccgaaaatgtaattttagTCGTGTTTTTGAGTTGTGTCGTGCTTCCCTTTTCAACACCCCAAAAAGATCTTGGCTTATGCTCACAGGTTTACCTCATGCATCATTATTGCACGAGTCAACAAATCGGCAATATTGCTAAGGAGAATTTAGGGAGCAGTCGTAGCGAGGTTCGAGTGGGTAAAGCAGGGCCTCCTGGACCGCCAGGGCCGCGAGGAGAAGCAGCAGTGATaaattacacaaatatatttgctaAAATGGAACAGAAGTTCAATG ATCTCAAATTGGAGTTTGATGAAAAATCATTGATGTATGACGAGATGGCTGAGCAAACAAAGAGGAatcagattttaattgatgaaCTTCAGAAAA ATATCATTCAACTAACAATCGTGGATTGCCAAACCGTGAAGCCTGAATACGCAAAATCAACTGATGAAAAAGGAGGGGTGTACGATATTTTCAGAAATAACAAACGTTACGAAGTATATTGTGATCTTACTACGGATGATGGAGGATGGATC GTGTTTCAGCGTCGTCAAGATGGTTCGGaaaatttttatagaaaatgGAATGACTACGCTAAGGGATTTGGAAACAAAACAGGCGAATTTTGGTTAG GTCTAGACGCTTTGCATGCATTGACACTTGAAGGAGAATACGAATTGCGAATTGATCTTTTGGATAAAGAAGGTAACACAGCATACGCCAAATACAG CACATTTTCCATCGGAGCTATATCTACCAATTACGTGTTGAATGTAGGAGGTTACAGTGGGACTGCTGGAGATTCTATGACGTATCAGAATGGAATGCCGTTTTCAACACGAGATCAAGATAACGACAAATGGAGTTTGCATTGCGCAGATTTTACAAGAGGAGGATGGTGGTTTCAAACCTGTATGTATTCTCATTTAAATGGAAACTACGACGGAGAAGGCAATACACAGGCCGGTTCTGCTGGGTTGTACTGGGAGTATTGGAAAGGCTCTGGTTATTCCCTTGGAGGTTCTACAATGATGTTTCGTAAGAAGTAG